TCAGAGCTGTTTGGTCACTGGATTAGTgccactgaaaggaaaaaaaagaggagagaggttCAGACAGCACTTTAATGCGCCATCATCcagcctccacccccccccccccccccatctctcactTTTTTAATCAGAATACTACTCCCTACGCTCTGTTCTCATGCAGTCTTGGTCATGTGAGGAAAGAATGAAGAGTCCTGAGATCCTGACACTTTTATGTGGCCAgttcacatttgaaaaatgcacaaatgaacAAGAAGAAATAGATATGTTGCCCGCAGTCTGTTGTCACTTTCTACTTAACGGTAGCGGTAACATGGTCACTCATCAGTGTTGACAGGACTAACAGTGCTAGCTGTTTTTGGCATTCAAGCAGAGAagcttaacccccccccccccccccccccccaccccacccctgtgTGACAGAAAACTGTTGGTCTTCCTGttggggtgtgggtgtgttcagctgtgaggCATCAGCTCAGTTATCCATAAACCAGGATGCCCCAATGGCAGTCCCTTTCTCCTGGGACTCAGCAGCAGGTCCCAACCTATCAGTTTCGGACAGCCTCAACCCTGACTGCCCTGGGCAGCAGACCTAAGACCATATCAACacataaaaatggcatttaGCCTCCCTGTGATTTATCCACATCAAGGCTAGatagattgattttttttcatctcattaCTGTGGTCCACACTGACTCATGTTAGAATATGACTAGTGTGTCCCTTGTTTTGTGCAGTTCATGCTCTTTTGTTAAAGGCACTTCAGAAGCTGTtctggacaaaagcatctgctaaaagacaaaacgtaaatgtaaatgcaaggaTTGGTGTGGCATATTTAATTATGACTTCTGTTTCATAAGCACTTCAGTATGATAGTTCTGGAAGCTTATTCTACCATTGATGATGTAATGTCATCATTACATCATCAGTGGTAGGAGGAGCAGTGTTCTGGAAGAGTCTTAAACTGCTATTACCATTGTGGCAGTTGCAGTTCTGCCCAGAAAAAAGTAGACAGATGCCTTTTTATGAACCATAATAATTCCACAACATTTTTCCAGAAACCATGAACTAGACACAAAAGACCACCTATATGGAATTTCTGCTATGTCTCAAGATGCTGCATATTGCATCTTCATACATATTCTATAACCACATCTAATGTTCACTTTTTCTGGGATGTtaggcatacatttttttacttcCACAAATGCATTAGCATTACTTTAGAATACAGATTCTTTTAGTTCTTTTACCATAGTGGgtctattatatatatatatatatatatacactgaaCCCAGCAATGCAGCCCTCTACAGCATCACCCCCTTATTagtaaacaaaatgagaaaaacaacaaccaaaaataGCAGGACTTAAGGACTTGCAGTCTGCTGCCTGTCTCCACCTGTCCACTtccgtgtctctgtgtttatgcttgtgtatctgtgtgaagTTGCATCATTCCAGTGCTGAGAAGAGACTGTGGTGGGAAGAGGTCTtgaaaggaagaagaaagaactatgctcctctctctctctctctctctctctctctctctcccccccacctctctcccactctctttccCCCAGTTTGGCCCCAGCTGTCCATCAGCCCCCTGCTGGTCTTCcagctgtctctcctccctgaACGAGGAGCCCCACAACAATGGAGGTCGGAGGTCGAGAGAAAGAACAGGCTGCACTTACAATGGACTAGCGGCACCCACAAAAACAATCGcccctttttctctcactcccaGGACTGGAAAAGACAAACCTAAGGTTGTGAGAATGGGGGGTGAATTAAGACGACAGCCCCGCAATTGCCAACCcccactctcacagacacacacacacgcacacacatgcaattttCACTGCCAAAAGAACTGACAtgacaaacgcacacacactctctctcccactccatATCCGCTCCTTTTCACCCGACTCTTTGTCTAGCTCAAAACCCCCTCATACTCTCAGATATCAGTCTTCCCATCAAACAAATCAACACTGGAGAAGTCAATCACTGACTTCCTTTAATGGTCCTGAGACAAACACACTCTTTACACAGGGCAACAAGGACAGGGATACAACAAGTAGTATTTGCTGGGTGGAAAAATCTGTTGTAACTTTCCAGATTTTCATGAAGGGGTATTtctaacattgtaaaaaaaatgttaggtGAAGATAAAATTATCTGATATTCCTGCACGTGTGCTTTcttacacagaaaaataagCAGTTGATCTTCCTTCAACAAGTTTCACTTATCCTTGATGTGTTCCTTGCAGTCCAGTAATCTGTTTatagttttcatttatgtttatttcatctttttacacatttttacagacttttttctcttttttctgctctggtGGAAAGAGGCAGGGTAGTGAAAGAAGATAGAAAAGAGAAAGTGTCCCCAAAGTTACAGTCACCTGTTCTAAGGCTGGCCATTCCCAAGACTCATTGTGGCCCAACAGCACCATGCCAGGATGTATCACCTGCTCATTCCATACAGGGACACACTGACTCAGAAAAGGTTTGGCCTATCATTACATCCAGGGCTGAATTtgtctttggttttgtttcttaataatataatttcatCTTGTTGATAATGTGCTCAGACATTTTAGCAATAGTATAGTTTTTAACTTAATGATTTATCTTATCTGTATCTACAGCCCTCCTCTTGCAGCTGGTATGACAGCACTGCATGTACCTTGTCTTCAATAGCCTTGCAAGATGAGTGCcaaatgatataaataaatacagtatatttaataaagtaaaatatattggtataatgtgttttcaaatgatgaagtaaaacaaagacacatctttttttacaaaaaactTTATTTCAGTTAACAACATATTTTAATCTCAATCTGTATTTTccttaaaaaagtgaaatgtaacaACTTTTGTACAAAAAAGCCAGAAATTCATAACTAGGTTTCTATCAATGTCAGTTTTCATAGACATATCTCACATTTTAATAGGGTGATGGGGGAAGCAGAGTGAGGACCTAAatgatttttctgttatttattgacAAAAATAGAATTGGTTTCTGTCATTATCTATGTATAAAAAGTGAAATTGCATAGATCACTGGCTTATTGCTTTGATCATAGGCTACAAATGGCACTGGGTGATATGATTAACTGAGCTAGAATGCATATAGAcacaataaaactgaatatcTGGATATCTGCTTTCTAATCTTTAAAATTAGCATTCTTTCTTAATGTGGAACAATTCTGTTTCTATGTGAGTCCATTTTACTGACTTCTTGGTGCTATTCTTCTTGGTATTATGTAGGCCATATAAACCTTTCTTCCTCATAAACCTTTGTAGATCATGGATTTCAGTTTCTATTCAATTTAATAGTTTTTCTCCTCACACAGTCTCcaaagaaatatttctgtttgaggGCAACTACGGGCTAGTCTCTGAAAGACTTCAGAATTTGACTTTTTGATTGGATATTTAAATAGGATATTTAAATGggtgtttacagtgttttggaaaaataattataaatacatatttgaaaattaGCCTGAGAGAAAGAGTTTAGTTGGGTGTATCAAACAGACAAAAGTCCTTCCACACCAAAGTCCTTCCAGAGCAGCCTAGGCATGTTTAGCATGTCCAACCAAAAGACTTTCCATGAGTTTCCTTTAGTTtctcataaaacacaaaatagatttttaagCTGCTGTATTCAAAAGACAACAGTACAGATACTAAATTATTAGTAGTGTCAGCCAGTAAAAGGTGAGTGGGGTGAAACTGAACACCAAGATATTGTGTTTGATATGTGCAGTGCTCATCTTTGCATCATCAATATTCAGGCCTCAATATTAAAGTCACTGCTTAACTCCTATATGCTTGTCCAAGGTTTAACCTGTTCAGACAACAGGGGAAAAGGCTGTACAAGAATCAGGCATCTATCAGAGTTGGACTGTAAGTGCCTGTCACTAAACGGGAAATTCCAGCAGAGGGAATATGTTCTAACACTCAAGTGAGTCAAAAGCAAGATTTCTTCTTCGCAAGCACCTAAGCCCCATTCATGGAAGAATCAGGTCCTGTTTACAGTATTATACAACATTAGTACAGTACTTCATACAACACAGCAAAGCATGGCAGAAAAACTTCCTCTAATGGGATGTGTTACCCATGGCATTATATATCATATtgctacatttattttattaagtgCGAAATGGGAAAATATTTATAAGAAAATTTAACAAATCAACCTAGATGACGAAGAGCGAGGGTGGCAGACACAAAAAAGTGACAATGAGCTGagtttcaaataaataatataaatacttCAGCGTTAAAGCTGCCAATTGTTGACAATGTTCAAATAACATACAGAcaactggaaataaaaaacaacaaaatgcataaGGTAACAATGACATAAACAACAGAAatccaaataaatattaaatacagatataaataaatgcatttgagCTAATGGCCATGTTTAATGTTCAGCAGGAGTCATTTTTCAAGAAAGATCTATTTCACTTTGCATTGAGGAAGGTGTTGTTCAAGGGCTTTCTTATGAGAAGTTCACAAGTTTTTAGTTTTACCAGAGTCTGGACTGGAAAGGCATAAGTTTAACTTGACCAAActatttcttttaataaaaactACTCtaataaaaaagggaagaaatacTGATTTTCATTTAGAGCTTCTCTGACTTCAAGTATTTACAGACCTCCCAGCACTTGACATCCTGTTGTTTTCATGAATCTCTGGTGTTTTGAGAGGCACTGTAGCTGCTTGGTTATCGATCACCATGGGTGCTCTGTTAGACTGTAGGTCTCTTAGTCTCTCGAATCATAGGAAGCAGCCATCAGTACAAGGGCCCTTCACAGAAATCTGTGTGCTGATCTGCAAGCACAGATACATCCACCTCCCCTCTTCAGTCAGACCTGAGACCCTTCCAACATGATGGATGCAGATGACATAGAGCACAGAGCTTGCAGAGTATTTACTACACCTGTGGATATCTTTCTCAGTCCATTTGTGGGAGCAGGTCTGTGCTCAGTACAACATCCAGaattatcaataataaaaaaatgacaataatcatTAGAGCAACagcaattataaataaataaaatgtttcacttgAGCATGAGGTCTCTTCTGGTTGGGTCAGCCTTAACACTTAGTTTGGGTGAGCTGGGGCAGGTGGCTTCGCAGCACTGAGATGCCATCGAGACAAATAAttgcagcaaacaaaaaagttttcaCACAGGTAAAAAATATAccagaaaatctttttttgtcatatagTTATGACATTTCAGAGCTTTTTTGTTAACAACACATATTTGTCCTTACAACAGTCTTCTCTCAGTATACTGCTGGTTTGTAGTAAAGGAATAACAAGTTGTGCCAAAATCCTGCAGGTTCAGTTACCATGTTGGGATGCTGCTGATGTACCATTGAGCAGGGAGCCTATCTTGAATTCCCTCAGTCAacttccagctgtataaatggacagtatGTAAGAAGTGAGCTACATAAGTTACTCTGGGTGAGGGCATcagctaaataaaaataaataatgtaaataatttcacacagaCTGAGGCGAGAGGGAGTCAGGAGGTAAGAGTGAGAAGTTCATAGGTCAGTCATTGTAAATTGTGCCCATCTGTGCTGCCACCATGTGGGGAGGGGTGAAAGTTTCAAAGGCCATGTCCAGGGGCAGTTCATAACGGGACGCCTGGAAGAGGGCATGGCCCTGAGGGCCCTGCAGGCCCCCCATGGAGGAGGGCGGGTATTGGTGCAAGGAGAGAAAGTGGGTGGGGTGTGGTGGGTAACTCCTCTCCGTCTCGTGGGGGGAGAGCTCCTGCTTGAGGGTGAAGTTGCCGCTGATGCTaagggggggtgtgaggggccCGTCATAGGGGGGAGTGCCGCTACTGCACTCGTTAGGAGAGGGGTTCTCGTAGGCCGTCCCCTTAAAGCCCTTTAAGTGCATGAGGTGGGAGGCCTCTAACGAGGCGTAAGGAGGGCTGGGCAAGCCTGGGGAGGGGTAGCTGAAGGGGTGTCTTTGTTGTCCTCCTCCCACGACCCCTACAACTCCTGGCCCGGAGCACTTCTCGTCCAGCTTGTCAAGCAGCATAGGAGCAGCTCCCAGCTGCAGACACCCAGCAACCAGGTTACTGGTGGGCTGAGAGAGACCCTTGCATAGCATTTCCACAAAGCCTGGGTTCTCCAGGGACTGGCCACTCTCCAGAACCTCAGACAAGGCCCAGATGTAGTTACGTGCCAGTCGCAGCGTCTCTATCTTGGATAGCTTCTGAGTTTTGGAATAGCAGGGCATCACACGCCTCAGATTGTCTAGGGCGTCGTTGAGGCCATGCATGCGTGAGCGCTCACGGGCATTGGCTTTTACCCGCCGAGCACGGAACCTCTCCTGCCGGGCTTTggtcatcttcttcttcttgggtCCTCTCCTCTTGGGAAACTTCTCTCCATCCTCCCCGcagtcctcctcttcctcctcctcctcctcctcctcttccacttCCTCACTGCCCAGCTCCCCGCCCCTTTGCCCGCTGCCACTGATCCCATAGCAGCCCATCTGAGTTGCACCTTCCCTGTCCTGGGAGCTAGCGTCCTCATCGATCCAGCCCAGAGAGCTCACCAGCTCCGTCACATCTCCTGTCTTCCCGTAAGGCTTGGTCATCATTGtgtctgcagacagagaaaataagCGTTCAACGAAGAtgtttcaaatattcaaatattcaagtttcatattttaatttcaaatttcaatggCATCTCCATGACACTCATGTGATTTGATACATAATTGTTCCTGATTCAATCACAAGAAGCTACAGATgcaacatattacattatacatGTATGATAAATAAAGAACATCCCATTTAACATATTCATCCTCCGTTTTTGGTTGACCTCTGGaaaacattatattatgttatttttatattttattctattaacatttttgtttatatttaattttgtttatttatataggtTTCTGGAGGACACCAGATTAGCCGCTTGCTGAAGATGGTAGTGGTGGTTCAAGTTATGGTAGTGTTCTGCTTGGATTAAAATGAGAGGTACACTAATAGTAATACACTATAGTAAATTGATACACTAACAGTATGAGCTGCCATTAATCCTGTGTTGAACCAAGAAGGAACGGTGCATTAGGATAACTGGTTGGCTGGCTATTCTACCGCAGTTAAACACTGTGCATCTCATTTTCACTTCTAGAGCTGATCCCGATCATGTGCACAGAATGACTGCTGCTGAATTTCCTTTTGAATATCATCACATCTACCAAAGTTGAACATCCACCCGAGTCTCACACAGACTTCTGTCTAATAGAATCCAATACACACCGTCTTTATTCTCTGTCCCATCCCCATTAATCCTTAAAGATAAGAGATTTAAAACAGTGCTGGAGGAAACAATGATCACCACACCCGTCATGAGATTATTACTGCTAAACAGCTTTGTTTACTAGAGGGCACTCCATGAGGAACTATTGGGTACAGTAAGAGGGATTTCAAGGGCCTCACTGGTCctgattttgtgtttaatgGGGCAGGGTaggggtgtgtgttggggagttTGGGGGTATTCTTATATTGTATGTAGTGGCCTCGTCCCTTAATGAATCTGAGTGGTGTGTGTAATTGCTGTCAGTGTGAGGATTTGGGTCAGCCGTACTGCCCAGTCAAATATATTACTGACAAGGGTTCATAACCACTTGAGTGCTTAGCCTCCACCCTGGTGAGACCTATCTGACCTTTGTTAAAATTACAGGAAGCAATTCATCTGCTGTTAGCTCTGTTTCAATATGCCCCGAGTTGATTTTCTGTTAATATTATTCATgatagaaatgtatttttattggggtgggagaggggggtggtgggggagaaagagagatattaAGG
This portion of the Megalops cyprinoides isolate fMegCyp1 chromosome 7, fMegCyp1.pri, whole genome shotgun sequence genome encodes:
- the neurod4 gene encoding neurogenic differentiation factor 4, whose amino-acid sequence is MMTKPYGKTGDVTELVSSLGWIDEDASSQDREGATQMGCYGISGSGQRGGELGSEEVEEEEEEEEEEEDCGEDGEKFPKRRGPKKKKMTKARQERFRARRVKANARERSRMHGLNDALDNLRRVMPCYSKTQKLSKIETLRLARNYIWALSEVLESGQSLENPGFVEMLCKGLSQPTSNLVAGCLQLGAAPMLLDKLDEKCSGPGVVGVVGGGQQRHPFSYPSPGLPSPPYASLEASHLMHLKGFKGTAYENPSPNECSSGTPPYDGPLTPPLSISGNFTLKQELSPHETERSYPPHPTHFLSLHQYPPSSMGGLQGPQGHALFQASRYELPLDMAFETFTPPHMVAAQMGTIYND